AGGCGATGTTCTCGGCCACCGATGCCGAGAACAGGAAGCTGTCGTCTGCGACGAAGGCGATCGCCCTTCGCAGTGAGCGCAAGTCCACCGAACGCACATCCGCACCGTCGACCAGCACCTGTCCCTCGCTCGGGTCGTACAGCCGCGCGATCAGCGCCACCAGGCTCGTCTTCCCTGACCCCGTCGGGCCGACCAAGGCGACGGTGCGCCCCGCCTCGACGTCCAGGCTGACGTCGGTGAGCGCGGGCTCGGAGCCGTTGTAGCGCAGCGTCACGCCGCGCAGCTCCACTTGCCCGGGCCCCGGCGGCAGGGGGGCGGCCTGCGGCGGGCTGGCGATCCTCGGCTCGCGATCGAGGATCTCGAACATCCGGTTGCCGGAGGCGACCGCTCGCTGCGCCATTCCCAGTGCCATGCCCAGCATGCGCATCGGCCCCACCAGCATCACCAGATAGGTGTAGAAGGCCGTGAACTCGCCCAGCGTCATCCGGCCGGCGATCACCTGGCGGCCGCCGATCAGGAGCACCACGGCCAGCCCCAGGCTGGGGATGAAGCCGAGCATCGGCGAGTAGTAGGCCCGTAGGCGGGTGGAGTAGACGTTCTGGTCGAAGACCCGCGCCACCGAGTGGCGGAAACGCCCCAGCATGTGCTGTTCGCGGGCGAACGCCTTCACGATCCGGATTCCCGAGACGCTCTCCTCCGCCTCAGCGGTGAGCTCCGCGATCCGCTGCTGGATCTCCTGTACCGCGGGGCGGGAGAGGCGGTTGAAGCGGGCCGCGGTGAGAACCACGAATGGCACGGGCAACAGCGCCAGCGCCGCCAGCCAGGGCTTGATCGCGAACATCACCGCGCCCGCCAGCAACAGCGTGAGCGCGTTCTGCGTCAAGAAGATCAGTCCGTAGCCGAGAAAGAAGCGGATCGACTGGAGGTCGACCGTCGCTCTCGACATCAGCTGTCCCGTCTGCTGACTGTCGAAGAACCCCAGCTCGAGCGCCTGTAGGTGGGAATAGATTCGCTCCCGCAGGTCGAACTCGACGGCCACCGAAACCTTGCCCGCGATCAGTCGCCGGACCACTGTCAACCCCAGTCGCAGGACGCCGGCGCCGACGATCGCGACGGCCAGGGGCCCGATGTCGGGGCGCCGCTGGTCGTTGATCGCGTCGACGGCGTCGCCGATGAGCCACGGGATCAGCACCGTCATGCCCATCGCCAGCCAGGCAAAGACCAGCGATCCGACCACGGGCCGCCGGTAGGGGCGAAGAAAGCCGAGCAGCCGCTTGAAGGTGGTCACGGCGTTTGACTATACAAAGTGAAGTAAGGCTCGCGACGGGCAGGGGCCCAGCCAACAAAAGGGCCGATCCCAGCGCAGCTCGCTCAAGGGCCCCGGCTCGCCGGTCGATGGGATGGGCGAGACGCGATGCGCCAGCGATTGACCATGCAGGGGGCGCTGAGCCACTTGTGGCGTTCAGAACGCGGCTTCGCCCTGCCCACGGTGCTGACGATAATCGTCGCAGGCCTTGGTCTGTCCGGGGCAGCGGTGGTCGCGTCGATTCATGCACAGAGCGGCAGCGTGCGTGACGCGGACTCAAAGGATGCGCTCGCGGCCGCAGATGCCGGCGTCCAAATGGCCCTCTACCGCCAGAACAAGATCGCGACCTCGAACGTCCTCCCTTGCGTCGTGCCCGGGTCAGGTAACGCTCTGGTTCCGGGGCTGGCGCTTGCCGATGGGTGGTGCCCGGCGTGGACGGATACGGTCGGCGGCCGGTCCTACACGTACCGCGTCAAGCCCTGGAGTCTCATCGGGACCACTCACACGGGCATCAAGCGGGAGCTTTCGGTGGTCTCCGTGGGCACGGCCGACCATGTCAGCCGGAGGCTGGACGTCGTCGCCCGAGCAACGGACGGCAGCGGAGTCTTCGGCGACTTCAGCGCCGTGGGCATCGACAGCGTGACGATCAACAGCAGCAGCAACATCGGTAACTCCGGCAAGACGACGAACGCGGCAAGCAATGGGAGCATCACCACGGCGGGCAGCGGCTACCTCTGTGGCGACGCCAAGCACGGCCAGGGCCAAACGTTCAGCGGCACCCAGTGCGCGGGATACCACATCTACGAGGAGGAGCTCTCGATGCCCCCGGTCGATCCCGGGACGGCCTGGACCGACAACTCCAACGGCCGCTTCTTCACCCTCGACCCGAAGCAGGGGAACGTCACCTGGAACGCGACAACGCGGGCGCTCACGATGACAGGAGGCGGGCGGGTGACGCTCGGCGCCAGCAACAAGCCCTACAGCTTCTGCCAGATCAACATGTCGGGCAACAGCCAGCTGATCATTGCCCAGGGAACGGTGGCGACGATCATCTTCCACTCCCCCGAGACCTGCGGGCAAACCGGCAATCCGGTGACCCAGCTGAACATGACCGGCAACACGGAGTTCGTCACCACGAGCGGGAATCCGTACGACCTCCGCATCGTCATGGTGGGCTCCGACTCCATACCCACGAAGGCCCACTTCATCGGCAACTCGGGGAGCGAGATGACGATCTATGCACCCCAGACCGACGTCGAGCTCTGGGGGAACACCAACTATTCCGGGGCGGTCACCGGCAAGACGCTGACCCTCGGAGGAAACGCGAAGTTCCTCAACGACGATCGCGCGGGGCAGTCGCAGCTCCCGATCAGCATCGTCTACCGCCGAGACCGGTATGTCGAGTGCACCGGCGGCGCGATGCCCAGCGGCGCGGGAACGCATCCGAACGACTACTGCTGAGTCGCTCGCCAGGCAGCGCCCGACACCGACGCGCGTGGCGATACTTCAAGCATGCAGCGCCCGCCCGCAGGCCTCTGCGACTCCTGCGTTCACCAGCGGATCATTCGCACCACGCGTGGCTCGAGCTTTTCGCTCTGCGAGCGCTCGCGCACCGACCCGGCCTATCCGCGTTACCCGCGCCTGCCGGTCATGGAGTGCCCTGGCCACGAACCACGGCCACAATCTCGAGGATCCTAGGCTTCGACGGGAGCGGGCGCCCGCGCGGTGCCCAAGGCGCCGGCGCTGGCGGCCACCACCAGGGCGATCGCGACCGTCTCAGCCGGGCTCAGGTCCTGGCCGAGCGCGGCGAAGCCGACCAGCGCGGCGACGGCGGGCTCGAGGCTCATCAGCACTCCGAAGGTGCTCGTCCGCAGTCGTCGCAGCGCCTCCAGCTCCAGCGAGTAGGGGATCGCGGAGCTGAGCACTGCGACGGCGAGCCCCGTTGCCAAGAGCCCTGGGTGGCCCAGCGTCCCGCCGCCGCCCGCCACGCCCGCGGGGACCAGCGCCACCGCTGCCACCACCATCGCCAGCGCCAGACCCTGGCCGCCGCTGAAAGCACGCCCGACGCGCGTCGCAAGCACGATGTAGGCGGCCCAGAAGGCCCCCGCGACCAGCGCGAATGCAACCCCAAGGCCGTCGAGCGAGCCGTGGAGGCCGGGGGAGAGGAGGACGATTCCGGCCGCCGCCAGCGCCACCCACAGCAGATCGCTCCGTCGGCGCGATCCCGCAACCGCGACGGCGAAGGGCCCCGTGAACTCGAGCGTCACCGCGATTCCCAGCGGGATCCGGTCGAGCGCTGCGTAGAAGCTCAGGTTCATGCCGGCCAGGACCATCCCCAGAAGGACCGCATCGCGCAGCGGCCCGGTAGCGTCCCGCGGCACCCTCGGACGCCAGATCGCCGCCAGGATCATCGCCGCGAATCCAGTGCGAAGGAGTACCGTCCCCGACGGCCCAAGCTCGTCGAACAGCGTCGTCGCCAGCGCGGCGCCCAGCTGCACCGACAGCACCGAGCCCATCACCAGGCCAATCGATGTCGCTTGCTCCCCTCCGCTCAGAGGGCCGAGCCTCCGCTAGGAGGACTTCGCGTCGCCGCCGGGTCCTCGCCGGAACGGCCACCGTCCACGCGGCCGCTCCCGCGCCTGCTGGAGCCTCCATTCTCTCTGTTGTGTCATGCCCCACATCACCCGGACCTTCTCTTGGGTCTCCTCGAGCTCCTGCTGGATGCGCTTGCGGGATTCGACGGCGTCACGCAGCTGGGCCTCCAGGGATTCGACTCGCTCGCGGGCGGATCGGTAGCGGTCGCCTTCCACAAGCAGGTCGTGTCGCCGCAGCTCCGCGAGGGGAATGCTCTCACCGTCATCGCGAATGTCCGCCTGCAGCTCGCCGCGCCGGATGCGGGCGCGAATCGCCTTAGCCGAGAGGCCAGTGAGCTCCGCCGCCTGAGCCACGTCAACCGCTGGGGATCCTGAACCTGCCACGCTCCTCCATGACTGCCGCTCCGTGCTCTCCCTGAGCACGACCCTACGCGCTCCAAATGTATCGCTTTCCTGCGCCGAGCCCGATGCCGACCTCGAAAGCCGATTTCGACTAGACTGCCGGTTCGTGGGGAGGAAGTTCTTGTCCGTGGGGAGGACTCGGGGTATGAAGGCCGTCGCTGCCGCGGCGGGGGTAGCTCTCGTGTTGCCGGCCTCGGCGCTCGCCACGGGGCTCAACAGCGGGGTCACCGCGGGGGAGGTCACCTCTCACTCCGCGATCATCTGGGGTCGCACTGCCGACCAGGGCTCGGTGAAGGCTCAGGTCGCCACGGACGGCGCCTTCAACTACGTGGTCAGACAGCGGACCCTCCAGGCCGATGCCAGCCATGACTTCACGGTCCAGACCAAGTTCGACCAGCTGAACCCTGCCACCACCTACCACTACCGCTTCTGCCTTCAGGGCGACGGCTGCAGCGCCGCGGGCAAGTTCGAGACCGCTCCGGGCCCCTCCGCCGTCACGCCGATCAGGTTCGCCTTCTCCGGCGACGAAACGGCCGTCTCGGCGCCCGGAGAGACGGAGCCGTTCTGGGGCACGTTCAACGCCTTCGGGACGATGGCGGCGGCGAACAACGACTTCAACATCGACTTCGGCGACACGATCTACTCCGACCCCGAGGTTCCCGGCGCGGCCACCGCTCTCACGGTGCAGCAGAAGTGGGCCATGTATCGGAAGAAGCTGCGCATCCCGAACATGAGGCGCCTCCGCTCTGCGACCGGCGTGTACAACCACTGGGACGATCACGAGTTCATCAACGACTTCTCGATTCCCGAGAACGGGCGTGGGCTCTACGACCGGGGCGTGCGGGCCTTCCGCGACTACATGCCTGTGACGTACACCGACCAGAGCGGCATCTACCGGAGCTTCCGCTGGGGCAAGAACCTGGAGATCTTCTTCCTCGACGAGCGCTCGTTCCGTAGCGCGAAGGCGTCGGCGAACCACAAGTGCGACAACCCGGACACTGGCCAGCCGGACCTGGCGCCAACCGCGCCGCAGAGCACCCGCAACTTCTTCTCCGCGATCGTTCCGTCCCTCTCCAATCCGGTCTCGCAGACCTGTAAGGACGCGATCAACAGCCGGAACCACACGTTCCTCGGCGGGGCGCAGCTGACCCGGTTCCTCGACGCCGTCAAGGGTTCGACAGCGAACTGGAAGGTCGTCATGAACGAGACGCCGATTCAGCAGTTCTATGCCCTGCCCTACGATCGCTGGGAGGGCTACGCGACCGAGCGCGTCAGGCTGCTCCATCAGCTGCAGAACGCCAACGTCAAGAACCTCGTGTTCCTGACCACGGATACTCATGCCGCGCTCGCGAATGTGATCCGCTACCGGACCCTTCAGGGTGACGTCGCGCCCACTAACGCTCCGAACGCGGCCCCGTCGGCCACCCCTTACCGGGACTTCGTCATCGGCCCGGTCGCGACGACGCCGTTCTGGCAGGAGATCGATGAAGTGTCGGGTTCCCCCGGCAGCGGCAAGGCGATCTCGAATGCGTTCTTCAAGCCGCCGGCGACCGGGTCGTCGCCTCCGGGCGGCATGGGCATGGCGTGCGCCCAGGGCGGCGAGAACAGCTACGCCCAGGTGACGGTCACCGCGACTGCCCTCAGAATCGCCTACAAGGACGAGGACGGCAACACCCTTCTCGATTCTGACGGCTCCACCCCCTGCGGCCCCTACGTGCTCAACGGCTGAGCCCGCGGTGCGACGGCGCGGCCTGAGCGCTTGCCGGATGGCGTGGTACCGTGCCTCCATGGCCGGTCCCGCACGGACGCGCGGCCAGGGGAGATATCTCGTTTCCGCTTGTCCCGCGCCTGCTCCGCGTAACACGTCCCGGATTCCCGTGGTTCGGAGCCTGGTGGCGGCGCTTCTGTGCGCGGTAGGGGTGCTTTGGGTTGCATCCACGGAGGCGAATGCCGCGACCTGTCGCGACCAGGCGGGCAACACGGTGCCGGCTCCGCCGATCCAAGACAAGCCCGGCGCGACTCCGCACGTGCAGTACGACGGCGTCAAGCACATGACCTTCTGCCAGAAGGTGACCGTGCAGCCTGGGCAGAACGTCATCCGGC
The nucleotide sequence above comes from Solirubrobacterales bacterium. Encoded proteins:
- a CDS encoding ABC transporter ATP-binding protein, with protein sequence MTTFKRLLGFLRPYRRPVVGSLVFAWLAMGMTVLIPWLIGDAVDAINDQRRPDIGPLAVAIVGAGVLRLGLTVVRRLIAGKVSVAVEFDLRERIYSHLQALELGFFDSQQTGQLMSRATVDLQSIRFFLGYGLIFLTQNALTLLLAGAVMFAIKPWLAALALLPVPFVVLTAARFNRLSRPAVQEIQQRIAELTAEAEESVSGIRIVKAFAREQHMLGRFRHSVARVFDQNVYSTRLRAYYSPMLGFIPSLGLAVVLLIGGRQVIAGRMTLGEFTAFYTYLVMLVGPMRMLGMALGMAQRAVASGNRMFEILDREPRIASPPQAAPLPPGPGQVELRGVTLRYNGSEPALTDVSLDVEAGRTVALVGPTGSGKTSLVALIARLYDPSEGQVLVDGADVRSVDLRSLRRAIAFVADDSFLFSASVAENIAYARPGATLEEIEQAARRAQAHEFIRGLPEGYDTVIGERGLTLSGGQRQRVAIARALLADPRILILDDATSSVDATTEAEIKRGLAEVMKGRTTFVVAHRLSTVSLADEVVVMDGGRIVDRGTHQELLERSALYGEIAEFGCEDVVFLQRDLEEREEVARL
- a CDS encoding EamA family transporter, with the translated sequence MGSVLSVQLGAALATTLFDELGPSGTVLLRTGFAAMILAAIWRPRVPRDATGPLRDAVLLGMVLAGMNLSFYAALDRIPLGIAVTLEFTGPFAVAVAGSRRRSDLLWVALAAAGIVLLSPGLHGSLDGLGVAFALVAGAFWAAYIVLATRVGRAFSGGQGLALAMVVAAVALVPAGVAGGGGTLGHPGLLATGLAVAVLSSAIPYSLELEALRRLRTSTFGVLMSLEPAVAALVGFAALGQDLSPAETVAIALVVAASAGALGTARAPAPVEA
- a CDS encoding alkaline phosphatase D family protein → MKAVAAAAGVALVLPASALATGLNSGVTAGEVTSHSAIIWGRTADQGSVKAQVATDGAFNYVVRQRTLQADASHDFTVQTKFDQLNPATTYHYRFCLQGDGCSAAGKFETAPGPSAVTPIRFAFSGDETAVSAPGETEPFWGTFNAFGTMAAANNDFNIDFGDTIYSDPEVPGAATALTVQQKWAMYRKKLRIPNMRRLRSATGVYNHWDDHEFINDFSIPENGRGLYDRGVRAFRDYMPVTYTDQSGIYRSFRWGKNLEIFFLDERSFRSAKASANHKCDNPDTGQPDLAPTAPQSTRNFFSAIVPSLSNPVSQTCKDAINSRNHTFLGGAQLTRFLDAVKGSTANWKVVMNETPIQQFYALPYDRWEGYATERVRLLHQLQNANVKNLVFLTTDTHAALANVIRYRTLQGDVAPTNAPNAAPSATPYRDFVIGPVATTPFWQEIDEVSGSPGSGKAISNAFFKPPATGSSPPGGMGMACAQGGENSYAQVTVTATALRIAYKDEDGNTLLDSDGSTPCGPYVLNG